A single genomic interval of Zobellia nedashkovskayae harbors:
- the rpsE gene encoding 30S ribosomal protein S5 yields MYQKYKNAETVKPGGLDLKDRLVGIQRVTKVTKGGRAFGFSAIVVVGDESGVVGHGLGKSKEVATAIAKSIEDAKKNLIRIPLNKGTLPHEQKGKYGGARVYIQPASHGTGVIAGGAVRAVLEAVGVQDVLSKSQGSSNPHNVVKATFDALLQLRDARTVAGQRGVSLEKVFKG; encoded by the coding sequence ATGTACCAGAAATATAAAAACGCAGAGACCGTAAAACCCGGTGGATTGGATCTTAAAGATAGATTGGTAGGCATACAACGTGTTACCAAAGTAACTAAAGGTGGTAGAGCATTCGGTTTTTCAGCTATAGTTGTTGTAGGTGATGAAAGTGGAGTTGTGGGTCACGGTTTAGGAAAATCTAAAGAGGTAGCAACTGCTATCGCTAAGTCTATTGAAGACGCTAAAAAGAACTTAATTCGTATTCCTTTGAATAAGGGAACATTACCTCACGAACAAAAAGGTAAATACGGTGGAGCTAGAGTTTATATCCAGCCTGCATCGCATGGTACCGGAGTTATCGCAGGTGGTGCTGTAAGAGCGGTATTAGAAGCAGTAGGGGTTCAGGATGTACTTTCTAAGTCTCAAGGTTCTTCTAACCCTCACAATGTTGTAAAGGCTACTTTTGATGCACTTTTGCAATTAAGAGATGCTAGAACAGTTGCGGGTCAAAGAGGAGTTTCTCTTGAAAAAGTTTTTAAAGGATAA
- the rpmD gene encoding 50S ribosomal protein L30, producing MAKKILVKQLKSGIKRPQNQKRTLVALGLKKIGQVVEHDATPNILGMIAKVEHLVSTEEA from the coding sequence ATGGCAAAGAAAATTCTGGTAAAACAGTTGAAGAGCGGCATTAAAAGACCACAGAACCAAAAGCGTACATTAGTTGCTTTGGGTCTTAAAAAAATTGGTCAAGTAGTAGAGCACGATGCCACGCCGAATATACTCGGTATGATAGCTAAAGTTGAACATTTGGTTTCCACTGAGGAAGCTTAA